From the bacterium genome, one window contains:
- a CDS encoding class II aldolase/adducin family protein, with product MLTDREARQQIIQIVNELFSMGLLTATGGNISAKAEEEGTFWITPSQMYKGGLTEDDLVRIRPDGTVLEGAKVPSVEYHMHWRCYEVRPDCTAAVHTHAPIATAFGIANQTFPPINTDAVFLADTVTVPWFMPGSIELAEAVGEAMKKSKGCILQNHGLMTVGVNLRKAATRAMMLEETAKIVLYTKQFGGTVSLVPEDWIGRLAAIADFV from the coding sequence ATGCTCACCGACCGCGAAGCGCGCCAGCAGATCATCCAGATCGTCAACGAGCTCTTCTCGATGGGACTGCTGACCGCCACCGGCGGCAACATCAGCGCCAAGGCCGAGGAGGAGGGGACGTTCTGGATCACGCCGAGCCAGATGTACAAGGGCGGCCTGACCGAGGACGACCTGGTGCGCATCCGGCCCGACGGCACGGTGCTCGAGGGCGCGAAGGTGCCGTCGGTCGAGTACCACATGCACTGGCGTTGCTACGAGGTGCGGCCCGACTGCACCGCCGCGGTGCACACCCACGCGCCGATCGCCACCGCCTTCGGCATCGCCAATCAGACGTTTCCGCCGATCAACACCGATGCCGTGTTCCTCGCCGATACGGTCACCGTTCCGTGGTTCATGCCGGGCTCGATCGAGCTCGCCGAGGCGGTCGGCGAGGCGATGAAGAAGTCGAAGGGCTGCATCCTGCAGAACCACGGCCTGATGACCGTCGGCGTCAACCTGCGCAAGGCGGCGACGCGGGCGATGATGCTCGAGGAGACGGCCAAGATCGTCCTCTACACGAAACAGTTCGGCGGCACGGTGTCGCTGGTGCCGGAGGACTGGATCGGGCGCCTGGCGGCGATCGCCGATTTCGTCTGA
- a CDS encoding SDR family oxidoreductase, translated as MTALAGRVAIVTGAASGNGRGIAERFAADGADVVIADLDQAGSEETAARVAARGRAALVQRCDVSRRADVDALVAAAVARFGRIDIAVANAGVVETDTDCLRISADQWQRTIDVNLTGVFLTLQAAANRMIAQGGGGRLIAISSIMAEWGGAATPAYTASKAGVKQLVKAFAMAGGRHGITCNAIAPGMIETGMTERVRAVPALLRGFIDRTPVGRIGQPRDVASVAAFLARDEASFVSGTMIVTDGGITAGPYSAAIGGEAVPPRTD; from the coding sequence ATGACGGCGCTCGCGGGCAGGGTCGCGATCGTCACCGGCGCCGCCTCGGGAAACGGCCGCGGCATCGCCGAGCGCTTCGCCGCCGACGGCGCCGACGTGGTCATCGCCGATCTCGACCAGGCGGGCAGCGAGGAGACGGCGGCGCGCGTCGCCGCCCGCGGCCGCGCCGCGCTGGTGCAGCGGTGCGACGTGTCGCGCCGGGCCGACGTCGACGCGCTCGTCGCCGCCGCGGTGGCGCGCTTCGGACGGATCGACATCGCGGTCGCCAACGCCGGCGTCGTCGAGACCGACACCGACTGTCTGCGCATCAGCGCGGACCAGTGGCAGCGCACCATCGACGTCAATCTGACCGGCGTCTTTCTCACCCTGCAGGCGGCGGCGAATCGCATGATCGCCCAGGGCGGCGGCGGCCGCCTGATCGCCATCTCCAGCATCATGGCCGAGTGGGGCGGCGCCGCGACGCCGGCCTACACGGCCAGCAAGGCGGGCGTGAAGCAGCTCGTGAAGGCGTTCGCCATGGCCGGCGGGCGCCACGGCATCACCTGCAACGCGATCGCGCCCGGGATGATCGAGACCGGAATGACCGAGCGCGTGCGCGCCGTGCCGGCGCTGCTGCGCGGCTTCATCGACCGCACGCCGGTCGGCCGCATCGGCCAGCCGCGCGACGTCGCCAGCGTCGCCGCCTTCCTCGCCCGCGACGAGGCGAGCTTCGTCAGCGGGACGATGATCGTCACCGACGGCGGCATCACGGCGGGTCCCTACAGCGCCGCGATCGGTGGCGAGGCCGTGCCGCCGCGGACGGACTGA